A region of Leptospirillum ferriphilum DNA encodes the following proteins:
- a CDS encoding aminotransferase class I/II-fold pyridoxal phosphate-dependent enzyme codes for MGNPEYLEINDHLLQDIERRGQRKELPPRGEISLASNDYLHLSRHPRLIERAVEELRISGTGATGSRLLSGNHPLNRDLEIAIASFKNGPSALVFTTGYQANLSAIGALSGIVEVLYSDTLNHASLIDGIRLSRLETEIFPHNDIDWIKKDLERRLQKQGSPPRFMIVTESLFSMEGDLSPLPDFLQLVRDWNGLLLVDEAHATGTLGPRGRGGFEHAGQTWDPERVILTGTFSKALGGLGGFVVCHPDYRELLLSRGRGFVYSTALPPSVLASNLEAVRLLDEDTEIVNCLRDRVTKVRNRLNAGNSPSPIIPIRGELAKMKSFQEHLLESALWAPLVYPPTVPEGSERIRLSVTLGWEEDWIDRITEAFHREKDLKVG; via the coding sequence ATGGGAAATCCGGAGTATCTTGAAATCAACGACCATCTCTTGCAGGACATTGAGCGCAGGGGACAACGCAAGGAACTTCCCCCCCGGGGAGAGATCTCCCTTGCATCCAACGACTACCTGCATCTGTCCAGACATCCCCGCCTCATTGAACGGGCGGTCGAGGAACTCCGGATATCCGGGACGGGAGCCACAGGCTCCCGTCTGCTCTCGGGGAATCATCCCTTGAACCGGGATCTCGAGATCGCCATCGCTTCTTTTAAAAATGGCCCCTCCGCCCTTGTTTTCACAACGGGTTACCAGGCCAACCTGTCGGCAATCGGAGCCCTTTCAGGAATTGTTGAGGTCTTGTACTCCGACACTCTGAACCACGCATCTTTAATTGACGGGATCCGTCTGTCCCGGCTTGAAACCGAAATTTTTCCACACAATGACATTGACTGGATTAAAAAAGACCTTGAAAGACGCCTCCAAAAACAGGGAAGCCCCCCCCGGTTCATGATAGTGACGGAATCCCTTTTCAGTATGGAAGGAGACCTCTCTCCTCTTCCGGATTTTCTGCAGCTTGTACGGGACTGGAATGGCCTTCTCCTCGTGGATGAAGCCCACGCCACGGGAACCCTCGGACCCAGAGGGCGAGGGGGATTTGAGCACGCCGGACAGACATGGGATCCGGAACGGGTCATCCTGACAGGAACCTTTTCAAAAGCACTCGGAGGACTGGGAGGATTTGTCGTCTGTCATCCGGATTACCGAGAATTGCTCCTATCGAGAGGACGGGGATTCGTCTACTCCACCGCCCTGCCCCCTTCCGTTCTGGCTTCCAATCTGGAAGCCGTCCGCCTTCTGGACGAAGATACCGAAATCGTAAATTGTCTTAGGGATCGGGTGACAAAAGTACGGAATCGGCTGAATGCGGGCAACAGCCCTTCTCCCATCATCCCGATTCGGGGAGAGTTGGCCAAAATGAAATCTTTTCAGGAACATCTCCTTGAATCGGCGTTATGGGCACCCCTTGTTTATCCGCCGACAGTTCCTGAGGGCTCCGAACGCATTCGGCTTTCCGTGACGCTGGGATGGGAAGAGGATTGGATTGACAGGATCACTGAGGCGTTTCACAGAGAAAAAGACCTGAAGGTCGGTTAG
- a CDS encoding cyclic nucleotide-binding/CBS domain-containing protein encodes MVSVKKVMTKNPLLVDTTTTVREVVEIMKTKKVGSLLVNQGDKTVGIITETDIVRRVLGEDRVPYITAVSQVMSAPVLSIQEDASIYDAQDMMDKHHIRHLLVLRDEDVVGLISIRDLIHPAYVGREDSWDGGVTE; translated from the coding sequence ATGGTCTCAGTGAAAAAAGTGATGACAAAAAATCCCTTGTTGGTGGATACGACAACGACGGTTCGTGAAGTGGTCGAGATCATGAAGACAAAAAAGGTGGGAAGCCTTCTGGTCAACCAGGGGGACAAGACTGTCGGGATCATCACGGAAACCGACATCGTTCGCCGGGTGCTGGGGGAAGACCGTGTTCCCTATATTACTGCGGTTTCCCAGGTGATGAGTGCTCCGGTTCTTTCTATCCAGGAAGATGCATCCATTTATGACGCCCAGGATATGATGGACAAGCACCATATCCGGCACCTTCTTGTTCTTCGGGACGAAGATGTTGTCGGTCTCATCTCCATTCGGGACCTCATTCATCCGGCATATGTCGGTCGGGAAGACTCCTGGGATGGAGGAGTGACCGAGTAA
- a CDS encoding penicillin-binding transpeptidase domain-containing protein encodes MDKLRNILFLLQNPITWALGKRVFSVALLLSFFGLSNPGSFWKANPSWANASSPATSSMNSSLAVKKESASRIQPIHPSAGLGEWSIPAGTPPLLTKDGLPVIHMMPAGPVLDATYIPEFLDVDKGRYVTDLDGGYKVYWTLNPSIQSEVGRFIRRNRVPYGMFVAVDPRTGDLLALYGSHYGRQDNTLVQRATYPAASLFKVVTTDDALVHRKINPETRIYFHGCLYCIGPSYWRDNPRRDRLHLSVTEALGKSVNMIFAKIALRWLSPQNLQKSADGFGFNRVIESDIPFDPSQADIPSDRDGFARTAAGFGQVLISPIHAALISGALSNGGIMMVPHIIHTIVDSSGKVIYREIPRPLLQVTDPKIAWTLLAMMHSTTIRGTGRRAFLHWHYDPLLRHIAVAGKTGTLSGMHPAGHYEWFMGMAPLGNPRIAVAALSIDLGLWRIKGPDIASHGMIAYFHHRHSF; translated from the coding sequence TTGGACAAGCTTCGGAATATTCTCTTCCTTCTTCAAAATCCCATTACATGGGCCCTGGGGAAACGGGTCTTTTCTGTCGCGCTTCTGTTGTCGTTTTTTGGACTCTCCAATCCCGGGAGTTTCTGGAAAGCCAATCCCTCCTGGGCGAACGCTTCCTCTCCTGCAACGTCCTCCATGAACAGCTCTCTTGCCGTAAAGAAAGAGTCCGCGTCCAGAATTCAGCCTATTCATCCCTCGGCCGGACTGGGGGAATGGAGCATCCCAGCAGGAACGCCACCTCTTCTGACGAAAGACGGTCTTCCTGTGATTCACATGATGCCGGCGGGTCCTGTTCTGGATGCGACGTATATCCCCGAGTTTCTGGATGTCGACAAGGGTCGTTATGTGACCGATCTGGACGGAGGCTACAAGGTTTACTGGACACTCAATCCCTCCATCCAGTCCGAAGTCGGGCGCTTTATTCGACGGAACCGGGTTCCTTACGGAATGTTTGTTGCTGTCGACCCCAGGACGGGCGATCTCCTGGCTCTTTATGGGAGTCATTACGGGAGACAGGACAATACGCTGGTGCAGAGGGCGACGTATCCGGCGGCAAGTCTTTTCAAGGTTGTGACTACCGACGATGCCCTGGTACACAGGAAAATCAACCCGGAAACCCGGATTTATTTTCATGGGTGCCTGTACTGCATTGGACCTTCCTACTGGAGGGATAACCCGAGAAGAGACAGACTTCATTTGTCCGTAACGGAGGCTCTCGGAAAATCCGTCAACATGATCTTTGCCAAAATTGCCCTTCGTTGGCTGAGCCCTCAAAATCTGCAGAAGTCGGCAGACGGTTTCGGGTTCAACCGCGTTATCGAGTCGGACATTCCCTTTGATCCGAGTCAGGCGGACATCCCTTCCGACCGGGATGGATTTGCGAGAACGGCTGCGGGATTCGGACAGGTCCTGATCAGTCCGATTCATGCGGCCCTGATTTCCGGAGCGCTGTCCAATGGCGGAATCATGATGGTCCCCCACATCATTCACACGATCGTTGATTCGTCGGGAAAAGTCATTTACAGAGAAATTCCCCGTCCGCTCCTTCAGGTGACCGATCCGAAGATTGCCTGGACGCTCCTTGCCATGATGCACTCCACAACGATCCGGGGGACGGGACGCCGGGCTTTTCTCCACTGGCATTACGATCCTCTTCTTCGCCACATTGCCGTTGCCGGAAAAACCGGAACTCTGTCCGGGATGCATCCTGCCGGCCATTATGAATGGTTTATGGGAATGGCTCCTCTCGGGAATCCAAGAATTGCGGTGGCTGCACTTTCCATTGATCTTGGCCTTTGGAGAATCAAGGGCCCGGATATTGCGAGCCATGGCATGATTGCCTATTTTCATCACCGACATTCTTTCTGA
- a CDS encoding 6-carboxyhexanoate--CoA ligase: MSEEKEETGHPEEDLFSIRMRAFSGEKHLSGGEDLVERSSLQDKLLALTEQGLTSSRNQDGILPSLNIRVEPVKRSSVLRKTLLPVHCLDSSSHQETLSFLSELVETIGYRETVDTASLTQWFNDILKGTESGLSGASFLFPDGERWIPENRGVRVTHFGMLPAIRQALLEEQHHPVGSGRRFVDALQIASKVEGLSDFLLELCASDNPEYTTGYIALRNFGYLRLPHLKREGNSAGGRMILLSRKLDERERAHALSYLSRTPVLFTGRSRLFSPSTGKALLGEIFQKGDKFDGKSGVS; the protein is encoded by the coding sequence GTGAGCGAAGAGAAAGAGGAAACCGGCCATCCCGAGGAGGATCTTTTCAGTATCCGGATGCGCGCCTTCTCGGGAGAGAAACATCTTTCAGGCGGTGAAGACCTGGTCGAACGAAGTTCTCTTCAAGACAAGCTTCTTGCCTTGACCGAACAGGGGCTCACCTCAAGTCGGAATCAGGACGGGATCCTCCCGTCCCTGAACATCCGGGTTGAACCTGTGAAAAGATCATCGGTCTTAAGAAAAACGCTCCTCCCTGTCCACTGTCTCGACAGTTCTTCCCATCAGGAGACGCTCTCTTTTCTTTCTGAATTGGTGGAAACGATCGGGTATCGGGAAACCGTCGACACGGCTTCTCTGACGCAATGGTTCAACGATATTCTGAAGGGAACGGAAAGCGGCCTGTCGGGAGCGTCCTTCCTCTTTCCGGACGGAGAACGGTGGATCCCGGAAAACCGGGGGGTCCGGGTCACCCACTTTGGAATGCTGCCGGCAATCAGACAAGCCCTTCTGGAAGAACAACATCATCCTGTCGGATCCGGGCGGAGATTTGTGGATGCGCTGCAAATCGCAAGCAAGGTCGAGGGCCTTTCGGATTTTCTCCTCGAGCTGTGTGCGTCCGACAATCCGGAATATACAACAGGCTATATCGCTCTCCGGAACTTTGGATATCTGCGGCTTCCACATCTCAAAAGAGAGGGGAACTCCGCCGGAGGACGAATGATCCTCCTCTCCAGAAAACTGGACGAACGGGAACGAGCGCATGCCTTATCCTATCTTTCCCGAACGCCTGTTCTCTTTACCGGACGCTCCCGTTTGTTTTCCCCTTCGACAGGAAAGGCCCTGCTGGGAGAGATTTTTCAAAAAGGAGACAAGTTCGATGGGAAATCCGGAGTATCTTGA
- the bioB gene encoding biotin synthase BioB translates to MDIISTEPGNRETPGKMQRLSEMIEKACGGEGIAREEAQWLFSLPDSFSPLIQSGADRIRETFRGREIDPCTVMNAKSGGCSEDCHFCSQSSHHQTISPEFPLTPPETIRKTATLAKENGARRFCVATSGRGLSDPSDVRGISRAIETVRNDVGIWSCATLGILSRSVLETLREAGLNRLHHNLETSREFFPNIVTTHAYEERIDTIRKAKEQGISVCSGGIFGLGETDADRVGLLETLRELDVDSVPINFLVPIPGTPLYDQGAGIEAKDALRSIAVTRFMLPEKEVRICGGRVTALGSRHPEIFHHGASGVMIGNYLTRMGRPPDEDIRMIKDLGFNLTEPHLP, encoded by the coding sequence ATGGATATTATTAGCACGGAACCCGGGAATCGGGAAACACCAGGAAAGATGCAAAGGCTTTCGGAAATGATTGAAAAAGCGTGCGGGGGAGAGGGTATCGCCAGAGAGGAAGCCCAATGGCTCTTTTCTTTGCCGGATTCATTTTCCCCCCTGATCCAGTCCGGAGCCGACAGGATTCGGGAAACGTTCCGGGGACGAGAGATCGACCCGTGTACCGTCATGAACGCGAAATCCGGCGGGTGTTCAGAGGATTGTCACTTCTGCTCTCAATCCTCGCATCATCAAACCATCTCTCCTGAATTCCCGCTCACTCCGCCGGAAACCATTCGCAAAACAGCAACTCTGGCAAAGGAAAACGGTGCCCGTCGGTTTTGCGTCGCCACCAGCGGCCGGGGGCTTTCGGATCCCTCCGATGTCCGGGGGATTTCCCGCGCCATCGAAACTGTCCGCAACGATGTCGGAATCTGGTCCTGTGCCACTCTTGGAATCCTCTCCCGCTCGGTTCTGGAAACACTGCGGGAAGCTGGCCTGAACCGTCTGCACCATAACCTGGAAACGTCACGAGAATTCTTTCCGAACATTGTCACCACCCATGCCTACGAGGAGCGGATCGACACCATCCGGAAAGCCAAGGAGCAAGGCATCTCCGTCTGCTCGGGAGGGATTTTCGGCTTGGGTGAAACCGATGCGGACAGGGTTGGACTTCTGGAGACCCTGCGGGAACTCGATGTCGACTCTGTGCCAATCAATTTTCTGGTGCCGATCCCCGGAACACCCCTTTATGATCAGGGCGCAGGAATCGAAGCAAAAGATGCCCTTCGATCCATTGCCGTCACCCGTTTCATGCTGCCTGAAAAGGAGGTCCGGATCTGCGGAGGACGCGTGACCGCTCTCGGTTCCCGTCACCCCGAAATCTTTCATCATGGCGCGAGCGGCGTCATGATCGGAAACTATCTCACCCGGATGGGACGTCCTCCGGACGAGGATATCCGCATGATCAAGGACCTGGGATTCAACCTGACAGAACCCCATCTCCCGTGA